The following proteins are encoded in a genomic region of Burkholderia diffusa:
- a CDS encoding DNA-binding protein → MQLNNRTIGVMGSGKEPWLAFSEPLGAWLAQAGFNLLTGGGQGVMLAVARAFAGVPGRAGRSIGIVPTRADPHAGFVPLDGYPHPFVEIPILTPLPRREPGADPHTINRNYVNVLSSDLIVALPGGHGTAEEIALARRWRKPLICLGPDGAFRELAAGATCTSSLDDVIRFIDAAFAAALPHVERAQR, encoded by the coding sequence ATGCAACTCAACAACCGAACGATCGGCGTGATGGGCTCGGGCAAGGAGCCATGGCTCGCGTTTTCCGAGCCGCTCGGCGCATGGCTCGCGCAGGCAGGCTTCAACCTGCTGACGGGCGGCGGCCAGGGCGTGATGCTGGCGGTCGCGCGTGCGTTCGCCGGCGTGCCGGGACGGGCCGGCCGGTCGATCGGCATCGTGCCGACGCGGGCCGATCCGCACGCGGGCTTCGTGCCGCTCGACGGCTATCCGCATCCGTTCGTCGAGATACCGATCCTCACGCCGCTGCCGCGCCGCGAACCGGGCGCCGATCCGCACACCATCAACCGCAACTACGTGAACGTGCTGAGCAGCGACCTGATCGTCGCGCTGCCCGGCGGGCACGGAACGGCCGAGGAGATCGCGCTCGCGCGGCGCTGGCGCAAGCCGCTCATCTGCCTCGGGCCGGACGGCGCGTTTCGGGAACTTGCCGCGGGCGCGACCTGCACTTCGTCGCTCGACGACGTGATACGGTTCATCGACGCAGCGTTCGCGGCGGCGTTGCCGCACGTGGAGCGGGCGCAGCGATAG
- a CDS encoding NAD(P)-dependent oxidoreductase produces the protein MIDPAISFIGFGEAGGLLGGALAARAVRVTMYDRQLDDARSAPAMRDKAARLHVEAASSLVAAIRDARWIVSAVTASSDAEVAAAVATHIRPGQTFVDINSVSPALKQHGQRLIEAAGGRYVEAAVMAPVPPHGLAVPMLLAGPAAEAVSLELNALGFDAQAVSTRVGVASAAKMCRSVMIKGIEALTVECLGAARAYGADALVLASLRQTFDTFATLPDLPGYLIGRVAEHGRRRAAEMREVCDTLREGGVAPEMSDACARVQDGFIDRMAARGLDYHALLPFDWQQVLDRLDDRLPSAPASGD, from the coding sequence ATGATCGACCCGGCAATTTCCTTCATTGGTTTCGGCGAAGCCGGTGGCCTGCTCGGCGGCGCGCTGGCCGCCCGCGCCGTGCGCGTGACGATGTACGACCGGCAACTCGACGATGCACGGTCGGCGCCCGCGATGCGCGACAAGGCCGCGCGCCTGCACGTCGAAGCCGCGTCTTCGCTCGTCGCCGCGATCCGCGACGCGCGCTGGATCGTGTCGGCCGTCACGGCATCGTCCGACGCGGAAGTCGCGGCGGCGGTCGCCACGCACATCCGCCCCGGACAGACCTTCGTCGACATCAACTCGGTATCGCCCGCGCTGAAGCAGCATGGCCAGCGGCTGATCGAAGCCGCCGGCGGCCGCTACGTCGAAGCGGCGGTGATGGCGCCCGTACCGCCGCACGGCCTGGCCGTGCCGATGCTGCTGGCCGGCCCGGCGGCCGAAGCGGTCTCGCTCGAGCTGAACGCGCTCGGCTTCGATGCGCAGGCCGTATCGACCCGCGTCGGCGTGGCGTCGGCGGCCAAGATGTGCCGCAGCGTGATGATCAAGGGGATCGAGGCGCTGACTGTGGAATGCCTTGGCGCCGCACGCGCATACGGCGCCGACGCACTCGTGCTCGCGTCGCTGCGGCAGACCTTCGACACGTTCGCGACGTTGCCCGACCTGCCCGGCTACCTGATCGGCCGCGTCGCCGAGCATGGCCGCCGGCGCGCGGCGGAGATGCGCGAAGTGTGCGACACGTTGCGAGAAGGCGGCGTCGCGCCGGAGATGAGCGACGCATGCGCACGCGTGCAGGATGGATTCATCGACAGGATGGCCGCCCGCGGGCTCGACTACCACGCGCTGCTGCCGTTCGACTGGCAGCAGGTACTCGACCGGCTCGATGACCGGTTGCCGTCGGCACCGGCCTCCGGCGACTGA